The window GGATGAATTTGCCTCATGATGTTATCGTATGCGTATTGCGCACCCCGTTGCTGATTAACGTTCCAATCAACGTATGCGAGTGACCAGAACACATGTGTATAACCAGCTTCCTTGCTAGCGGCAATCGACCTGTCACTAAATGTTCCACGCGGCGGGCGAACGTATTTCATTTTCTTTTTTCCCGTCAGTTCTTCATATGCAGCACGAACTTTTTCAAGCTCTCCCTTAATTTGAGCATCCGGGATTTTTGTGAAATCAGGATGTCCCCATGAATGGTTCCCAACAATATGGCCTTCCTCCACCATTCGCTCGATATATTCCGGCGCACTGTCAATGTAATGGCCTGTCACAAAAAATGCCGCCGGAACCTTATGCTTTTTTAAAACATCAAGAACCTGAGTAGTATAGCCGTTTTCATAGCCATTGTCGAAGGTCAGATAAATAACCTTTTTGTCGGGGCTGCCTTTGTAAAAAGCTCCGTTCTTTTCGAGGATGGTTTCATATTGCCAACCTGCATCTGCCGGAATTTCATTTTTCCCCCGCTTAAAACCCCAGCCGAAAGATGCACTAGAGGTTTCCCCATAGGCCA is drawn from Bacillus sp. FJAT-18017 and contains these coding sequences:
- the pdaA gene encoding delta-lactam-biosynthetic de-N-acetylase translates to MKKLYMLLIIICLLLALIPGMAYGETSSASFGWGFKRGKNEIPADAGWQYETILEKNGAFYKGSPDKKVIYLTFDNGYENGYTTQVLDVLKKHKVPAAFFVTGHYIDSAPEYIERMVEEGHIVGNHSWGHPDFTKIPDAQIKGELEKVRAAYEELTGKKKMKYVRPPRGTFSDRSIAASKEAGYTHVFWSLAYVDWNVNQQRGAQYAYDNIMRQIHPGAVILLHSVSKDNADALEKVILDLKAKGYSFESLDHLAKDKAKK